The Arenicella chitinivorans genome includes a region encoding these proteins:
- the ccoG gene encoding cytochrome c oxidase accessory protein CcoG codes for MSKSVQEIPVEVKLYEKSDKIYPRETTGRFQRLRVASVYTLLGLYYALPWINWDGRQAVLFDLPARKFHIFFLTFWPQDFIFLTLLLILAGLSLFFFTAIAGRVWCGYACPQTVWTEAFIWMERWVEGTRAQQMKLASAPMSWMKARKRITKQVLWISFALFTGLTFVGYFQPIRELVVEFAQFQVGGWALFWVLFYGFATYGNAGFMREQVCKYMCPYARFQSAMFDKDTLIVAYDTERGEPRSRGKRRKEGADTKAGDCIDCGICVQVCPTGIDIRDGLQYECIACAACIDGCDEVMTKVGLPTGLIKYSTEAQDQGAHKSLGQTLLRPRVIIYASLLALVFTGFIVALAMRSSFQVDVLRDRNAFFRWADNNAIENSFQVRVMNKSQHHQSYIVTVSGLEGATAVWAKPEADGNSRLVPAGQIGEFTVLVQLPETAEFKRSQVIELGFEETRGDQPETVIEETRFWGPER; via the coding sequence ATGAGTAAGTCTGTGCAAGAAATTCCGGTTGAAGTTAAGTTATATGAAAAGAGCGATAAGATTTATCCGCGTGAGACCACCGGTCGTTTCCAGCGTCTGCGGGTAGCCAGTGTTTACACCTTACTGGGGCTGTATTACGCGTTGCCTTGGATCAACTGGGATGGCCGTCAGGCAGTTTTGTTCGATCTGCCGGCGCGTAAGTTCCACATCTTCTTTTTGACCTTTTGGCCTCAGGACTTCATTTTTCTGACTTTATTGTTGATCTTAGCTGGCTTGTCCTTGTTCTTTTTCACCGCAATCGCTGGTCGAGTTTGGTGTGGCTACGCCTGCCCGCAAACGGTGTGGACCGAGGCATTCATCTGGATGGAGCGTTGGGTCGAAGGTACTCGAGCACAGCAAATGAAGCTGGCCAGCGCACCAATGAGTTGGATGAAAGCCCGCAAACGCATTACCAAGCAGGTATTGTGGATTAGTTTTGCCTTGTTCACCGGTCTCACCTTTGTCGGCTATTTTCAACCGATTCGGGAGCTGGTGGTTGAATTTGCGCAGTTTCAGGTTGGTGGTTGGGCCCTGTTTTGGGTCCTTTTCTACGGCTTTGCTACTTATGGTAATGCCGGTTTTATGCGAGAACAAGTGTGTAAATACATGTGCCCATACGCGCGTTTTCAGAGCGCTATGTTTGACAAGGACACGCTGATTGTCGCATACGACACTGAGCGCGGTGAACCGCGCTCCCGCGGAAAGCGACGTAAAGAAGGTGCCGATACAAAAGCTGGCGACTGCATCGACTGTGGTATCTGTGTGCAGGTGTGTCCGACCGGTATTGATATTCGCGACGGACTGCAATACGAATGTATCGCTTGTGCAGCGTGCATCGATGGTTGCGACGAGGTGATGACTAAGGTTGGTCTACCGACAGGGTTGATCAAGTACAGTACCGAAGCCCAAGATCAAGGTGCCCATAAGTCTTTAGGGCAAACCTTGTTGCGGCCTCGGGTCATCATCTACGCGTCTTTGCTGGCCTTGGTTTTTACTGGGTTTATTGTCGCTTTGGCAATGCGCAGTAGCTTTCAGGTGGATGTACTGCGAGATCGAAACGCGTTTTTTCGATGGGCTGATAATAATGCCATTGAGAACAGTTTTCAGGTACGGGTTATGAACAAAAGTCAGCACCATCAATCGTATATTGTCACGGTGAGTGGGTTAGAGGGGGCGACTGCCGTATGGGCAAAGCCGGAAGCGGATGGCAATTCAAGGCTCGTTCCCGCGGGCCAGATTGGTGAGTTCACGGTGCTTGTTCAACTGCCAGAGACTGCTGAGTTTAAACGCTCGCAAGTTATTGAATTGGGGTTTGAGGAAACCCGAGGTGACCAACCTGAAACCGTCATAGAGGAAACCCGGTTCTGGGGTCCAGAACGTTAA
- the hemN gene encoding oxygen-independent coproporphyrinogen III oxidase, translating into MQQHATSISKDLIQRYDTAAPRYTSYPTAPQFHNGFSEADYRTHAELANNSLLPRDLSLYVHIPFCHSLCYFCGCNKVVTQTTNNKVNEYLDRLLREIRRRGQLFGADRLVTQIHFGGGTPNFLSAEQIHLILDEIAQQFHLDLPHKLEIGIELDPRSITPKGVHELNQQGFNRFSIGVQDFSAPVQEAVNRVQNEADTVDVIEAALAHSKSVNVDLITGLPRQTVKSFADTLDKIIDTGATRIAAYNFAYLPARIKAQRMINPTELPSTTSRLALVALARDKLLAADYVHIGMDHYALASDSLAEAYRTGSLQRNFQGYTTHRETDLIGVGASAISNFATAYAQNEPTLSKYIELIDSDKLPIVKGLSLSEDDRIRHAVIQQLMCRHQIDLSAPVGRLADTDLHTSMSDYFAPELTRMAQLAEDGLIELDQARLTITETGRFFMRSIASVFDRYLPQSQSGQVLPFSRTI; encoded by the coding sequence ATGCAGCAACACGCTACTTCGATCTCAAAGGATCTTATTCAGCGCTACGACACAGCGGCGCCGCGTTATACCTCCTACCCCACCGCACCGCAGTTTCACAACGGCTTTAGCGAGGCGGATTATCGTACTCATGCGGAACTCGCAAACAATAGCCTCTTGCCTCGCGATTTGTCATTGTATGTCCACATTCCGTTTTGCCACTCATTGTGCTACTTCTGTGGTTGCAACAAGGTTGTTACGCAAACCACCAACAATAAAGTCAATGAATACCTAGATCGCTTGTTGCGCGAGATTCGTCGGCGTGGCCAATTGTTCGGTGCAGACCGGCTGGTAACGCAAATCCACTTTGGTGGTGGCACGCCGAATTTTCTTTCTGCCGAGCAGATACACTTAATTCTGGACGAAATAGCGCAACAGTTTCATCTAGACTTGCCACATAAACTCGAGATCGGCATTGAACTGGATCCACGGTCAATCACACCTAAGGGTGTGCACGAGCTAAACCAACAGGGGTTCAACCGATTTAGTATCGGCGTGCAAGACTTCTCAGCCCCGGTTCAGGAAGCCGTGAATCGGGTTCAGAATGAGGCAGACACCGTGGACGTCATCGAAGCTGCGCTGGCGCACAGCAAGTCGGTCAACGTGGACTTAATCACCGGTTTGCCGCGGCAAACTGTGAAGTCATTTGCCGACACGCTGGATAAAATTATCGACACCGGCGCAACGCGCATAGCCGCCTATAACTTCGCCTATCTACCCGCGCGCATTAAAGCGCAACGCATGATCAACCCAACTGAGTTGCCCAGCACGACTTCCCGACTAGCGCTGGTGGCTTTGGCCCGCGACAAGCTCTTAGCGGCGGACTACGTGCACATTGGCATGGATCACTATGCTCTGGCGAGCGACAGCTTGGCCGAGGCGTACCGCACCGGTAGCTTACAGCGAAATTTTCAGGGTTATACCACGCACCGAGAAACCGACTTAATTGGCGTTGGGGCCAGCGCCATCAGCAACTTTGCCACCGCGTACGCGCAGAACGAGCCGACCCTGTCAAAGTATATTGAGTTGATTGACTCTGACAAACTGCCAATCGTGAAAGGCCTTTCACTTTCCGAGGATGATCGCATTCGACATGCCGTTATTCAGCAACTAATGTGCCGCCACCAAATTGATTTGAGTGCCCCAGTTGGGCGATTAGCCGACACTGACTTGCACACCTCGATGTCCGACTATTTTGCGCCGGAGTTGACTCGGATGGCACAATTGGCAGAGGACGGCCTGATCGAATTAGATCAAGCGCGTCTGACGATCACGGAAACCGGCCGGTTCTTTATGCGCTCTATCGCCAGTGTATTCGACCGTTACCTTCCGCAATCACAAAGCGGCCAGGTGCTACCATTCTCGCGCACTATTTAG
- the ccoO gene encoding cytochrome-c oxidase, cbb3-type subunit II, translated as MIKHETIEKNTGLMGVLIALVISVAGIAEIVPLMFQAQTTQPAAGVVPYPALELAGRDVYVKEGCYNCHSQMIRPFVSESLRYGPPSMAGESVYDRPFQWGSKRTGPDLARVGGRYTDEWHLAHLINPRDLVPESNMPGFPWLLDNEIDGGLVTKKMKTLRFLGHPYTEEQIAAAKEAVEGRTEMEALIAYLQFLGVANNGRAQQ; from the coding sequence ATGATTAAGCACGAAACGATCGAAAAGAATACTGGTCTCATGGGCGTGTTGATCGCGCTGGTCATTAGTGTGGCCGGGATTGCTGAGATAGTGCCATTGATGTTTCAGGCGCAGACGACTCAACCTGCTGCTGGCGTCGTGCCGTATCCAGCGCTCGAGCTGGCTGGACGCGACGTGTATGTGAAAGAGGGTTGTTATAACTGTCATTCGCAAATGATTCGGCCTTTCGTGTCTGAAAGTCTGCGTTATGGGCCGCCATCGATGGCTGGTGAGTCCGTCTATGATCGACCATTTCAGTGGGGTTCTAAACGAACTGGACCGGATCTGGCACGCGTTGGCGGTCGCTACACCGATGAATGGCATCTCGCGCACCTCATAAATCCGCGCGACTTGGTTCCTGAATCCAATATGCCGGGCTTTCCGTGGCTTCTCGATAATGAGATTGATGGTGGACTGGTTACCAAAAAAATGAAGACCTTACGATTTTTAGGGCACCCATACACGGAGGAACAAATAGCGGCCGCGAAAGAGGCGGTAGAAGGACGAACCGAAATGGAAGCATTGATTGCATACTTGCAATTTCTTGGTGTTGCGAACAACGGGAGGGCACAGCAATGA
- a CDS encoding helix-turn-helix domain-containing protein, with amino-acid sequence MLDHSCSNCAMSDICLPLGLDKADICKLETIVTSTAVKHSGDIVLRQGDPFRKVYAVKSGMAKSYRLDQAGTEYIQSFHLPGELFGLDAIYAKRYGFTVEVLDTSVLCEMDFDELQTLCATLPSLQKQLFNLFSRDLYRSHVSPTDHFDQTAEQKLSGFIHNLLTRYKARGHRGLELHLPMSRRDIANHLGLAPETISRLLKRFQQKGVLAINNRLVEIVDPSKLEAMVHCHALESSGKMDPQVSSAKSAK; translated from the coding sequence ATGTTAGATCACTCCTGTTCCAACTGCGCGATGAGCGATATCTGCCTTCCTCTGGGGCTGGATAAAGCCGATATATGTAAGCTTGAGACCATTGTCACCTCCACCGCAGTCAAGCACTCAGGCGACATCGTTTTGCGTCAGGGTGATCCGTTTCGCAAAGTGTACGCGGTGAAATCCGGGATGGCTAAGTCGTACCGCTTAGACCAAGCCGGGACTGAATATATTCAGTCATTCCACTTGCCAGGAGAGCTGTTTGGGTTGGATGCTATTTACGCAAAACGTTATGGTTTTACGGTGGAAGTCCTCGACACATCTGTGCTCTGTGAAATGGATTTTGATGAACTTCAGACCCTGTGCGCGACGCTGCCGTCGCTACAGAAACAATTGTTTAATCTATTCAGTCGAGATTTGTATCGTTCGCACGTGAGTCCCACAGACCATTTTGATCAAACCGCCGAGCAGAAACTCTCAGGATTCATCCATAATTTGTTGACGCGCTATAAGGCGCGTGGGCATCGCGGTCTTGAATTGCACTTGCCAATGTCTCGTCGCGATATCGCCAATCACCTAGGTTTGGCACCCGAGACCATCAGTCGGTTATTGAAACGGTTTCAGCAGAAAGGCGTCCTGGCCATCAATAATCGCCTAGTGGAAATTGTCGATCCGAGTAAGCTCGAGGCCATGGTGCACTGCCACGCATTGGAATCGTCGGGCAAGATGGATCCGCAGGTGAGCAGTGCTAAATCCGCTAAATAG
- a CDS encoding DUF1304 domain-containing protein, translating into MKQLAILFSILVACLHIAFLVLEMFLWEAPFGLKTFGMTPQEASLTATLAFNQGVYNGFLAAGIVWSLFSRRYATLFFFLACVVVAGIVGALTAKPSIFFVQAMPAVLASLFLWRSSLLSEKTV; encoded by the coding sequence ATGAAACAATTAGCGATTTTATTTTCCATACTGGTGGCGTGTTTGCACATTGCCTTTTTGGTCCTCGAGATGTTTTTATGGGAGGCCCCATTTGGGCTAAAAACTTTTGGCATGACCCCGCAAGAGGCGAGTTTGACGGCAACACTGGCCTTTAATCAGGGTGTGTATAACGGGTTTTTGGCAGCAGGCATCGTGTGGTCCCTTTTTAGTAGGCGCTATGCGACATTATTTTTCTTTCTAGCTTGCGTTGTTGTGGCAGGAATTGTTGGCGCACTGACTGCTAAACCTTCGATCTTTTTTGTTCAGGCAATGCCAGCGGTATTGGCGAGTCTTTTTCTGTGGCGGTCGTCGCTGTTGTCCGAGAAAACGGTATGA
- the ccoP gene encoding cytochrome-c oxidase, cbb3-type subunit III, with translation MTNFWSIFIIILVVGNILAMVWLLLATSRSNGMNEAETTGHKWDGIEELNNPLPRWWLGLFVLTIIFAGVYLVLYPGLGSYEGTLNWSQMEQFNSAKEVNREQQDEFFAEFADYTVPMLAGNAKAMETGERLFANNCATCHGSDARGAKGFPNLTDSDWLYGGEPETILTSITDGRAGVMPNLRLKGADVTVLALYVQHMAGRKDVTDYAIQRGESLFGVCAACHGPDGKGNQAIGAPNLTDDIWLHGPREADIEHVLRNGIQGNMPSFKNALSENEIKLLTAYVTSLGQRTEVGE, from the coding sequence ATGACTAATTTTTGGAGTATTTTCATCATCATTTTGGTGGTTGGTAATATTTTGGCAATGGTCTGGCTACTCTTGGCCACCAGCCGTTCGAACGGTATGAACGAAGCTGAAACGACCGGTCACAAATGGGACGGCATTGAGGAGTTAAATAACCCGTTACCTCGCTGGTGGTTAGGCTTGTTCGTGCTGACCATTATTTTTGCAGGTGTGTATCTGGTTTTGTATCCGGGGCTTGGGTCTTACGAGGGCACGTTAAACTGGTCACAAATGGAGCAGTTCAACAGCGCAAAAGAAGTGAACCGGGAACAACAGGACGAATTTTTTGCCGAATTCGCCGACTACACAGTGCCGATGTTGGCGGGCAATGCCAAGGCCATGGAAACGGGTGAGCGTTTGTTTGCTAACAATTGCGCCACCTGTCACGGCTCTGATGCCCGTGGTGCAAAAGGATTTCCGAACCTGACCGATAGCGATTGGTTGTATGGTGGTGAACCAGAAACGATTTTAACCTCAATCACCGACGGTCGAGCTGGCGTTATGCCGAACTTGCGTCTCAAGGGCGCGGACGTAACTGTTTTAGCGCTGTATGTTCAGCACATGGCTGGACGTAAAGACGTGACAGACTATGCCATTCAGCGCGGTGAGTCATTGTTCGGCGTTTGTGCTGCCTGTCATGGCCCAGATGGTAAGGGTAATCAAGCAATTGGTGCACCAAATTTGACCGATGATATCTGGTTGCACGGCCCCCGTGAAGCCGATATCGAGCACGTCCTGCGTAATGGCATACAAGGGAATATGCCAAGTTTTAAGAATGCGTTGAGTGAGAATGAGATCAAATTGCTGACAGCGTATGTGACGTCTCTCGGCCAGCGCACAGAGGTCGGGGAGTAG
- the ccoN gene encoding cytochrome-c oxidase, cbb3-type subunit I — protein MNKLVYHDDVVRQFTLATIFWGVIGMLVGVILAAQLAWPVLNFDVPWLTFSRLRPLHTNAVIFAFGGCALFATSYYIVQRTCHAPLFAPKLASFTFWGWQAVIVLAAITLPLGMTQSKEYAELIWPIDVLITIVWVAYGVVFFGTIVKRKMAHIYVANWFYASFIITVAVLHVVNSLAIPVSWTESYPVFSGSVDAMTQWWYGHNAVGFFLTAAFLGMMYYFVPKQANRPVYSYRLSVVHFWALISIYMWAGPHHLHYTALPDWAQSLGMVFSLILLAPSWGGMINGIMTLSGAWHKLRDDPILKFMIVSLSFYGMSTFEGPMMSIKTVNALSHYTDWTIGHVHSGALGWVAFIVIGSVYSVLPKLYGKREMYSTDLINVHFWVSTIGVVVYIASMWIAGVMQGLMWRAVNDDGTLTYAFIESIKATYPYYVMRLGGGLLFLIGMLIMVYNVYKTIMSSEDAITDAQDMGKATEVPA, from the coding sequence ATGAACAAGCTTGTGTACCATGATGATGTCGTACGTCAGTTTACGTTGGCCACCATCTTCTGGGGCGTGATCGGGATGCTGGTTGGCGTTATTCTTGCCGCGCAACTGGCGTGGCCCGTGCTGAACTTTGATGTGCCTTGGCTCACATTCAGTCGCTTGCGTCCACTGCATACTAATGCGGTGATATTTGCATTTGGTGGCTGCGCGTTGTTTGCGACCAGCTACTACATAGTACAACGAACATGTCATGCGCCGTTGTTTGCGCCCAAGCTCGCGAGTTTTACGTTTTGGGGCTGGCAGGCGGTAATCGTTTTGGCAGCCATCACTTTGCCGCTTGGAATGACCCAATCCAAGGAGTACGCCGAGTTGATCTGGCCCATCGATGTATTAATCACCATTGTCTGGGTGGCGTACGGCGTGGTGTTTTTTGGCACTATCGTCAAACGCAAGATGGCACATATCTACGTCGCCAACTGGTTCTACGCATCGTTCATCATCACGGTGGCGGTATTGCATGTGGTTAACAGTCTAGCGATTCCGGTCAGTTGGACGGAGTCGTACCCGGTTTTTTCAGGTTCGGTAGACGCTATGACGCAATGGTGGTATGGCCACAACGCGGTTGGTTTCTTTTTGACCGCAGCCTTTCTGGGGATGATGTACTACTTTGTCCCTAAGCAGGCCAACCGCCCGGTTTACTCCTACCGTTTGTCGGTTGTGCACTTTTGGGCGTTGATCTCGATTTATATGTGGGCTGGCCCTCATCACCTTCACTACACCGCCTTGCCTGATTGGGCTCAGTCACTAGGCATGGTGTTTTCGCTCATTCTGTTGGCACCATCTTGGGGCGGCATGATTAACGGCATCATGACGTTATCCGGTGCTTGGCATAAGCTGCGCGACGACCCAATTCTGAAGTTTATGATTGTGTCGCTGTCCTTCTATGGTATGTCGACGTTTGAAGGCCCAATGATGTCAATTAAGACGGTCAATGCCTTGTCACACTACACAGACTGGACGATAGGTCATGTGCACTCCGGTGCGCTGGGTTGGGTTGCGTTCATTGTGATTGGGTCTGTGTATTCGGTGTTGCCAAAACTGTATGGCAAACGCGAGATGTACAGCACGGATTTGATCAACGTGCACTTTTGGGTCAGCACCATCGGTGTGGTGGTCTACATCGCCTCGATGTGGATTGCCGGTGTGATGCAGGGTCTGATGTGGCGAGCCGTCAATGATGATGGCACCCTGACGTACGCCTTCATCGAGAGTATCAAAGCAACCTACCCATATTACGTCATGCGTTTGGGTGGCGGTCTACTGTTCCTGATAGGGATGCTAATAATGGTTTACAACGTTTATAAGACGATTATGAGTTCAGAGGACGCAATCACTGACGCGCAAGACATGGGTAAAGCTACCGAGGTGCCAGCATGA
- a CDS encoding cbb3-type cytochrome oxidase subunit 3: MISIFNGVMTGVLIVIFLGIWVWAWSSRNKSKFDHMAQLPLETTQETNEVTEHD; the protein is encoded by the coding sequence ATGATCTCGATCTTTAACGGTGTGATGACTGGTGTCTTGATTGTCATATTTCTGGGTATTTGGGTTTGGGCCTGGAGCAGTCGGAATAAATCCAAGTTCGACCACATGGCGCAATTACCGTTGGAAACGACACAGGAAACCAATGAGGTAACAGAGCATGACTAA
- a CDS encoding ArsJ-associated glyceraldehyde-3-phosphate dehydrogenase, whose translation MKIGINGFGRIGRLAFRVLSDWPELSVTHINDPAGNPECMAHLLNFDSVHGRWHQTADATDTELQIGSHSIRYSRNEQIQDTDWSGCDLVIEASGRFKDPDVLSNYLHQGVQRVVVCAPVKHPDVLNIVRGVNDHLFDAKRHSIVTAASCTTNCLAPVVKVIQRELGIRHGSITTIHDITNTQRILDTPHKDLRRARACGMSLIPTTTGSAKAIASIFPELEGRLNGHAVRVPLANASLTDCVFEVERATSIDEVNAFLEHAAQTDLKGILGFETRPLVSIDYRTDPRSSIIDALSTMVINDTQIKLYAWYDNEWGYANRVAEIVRSMHSLI comes from the coding sequence ATGAAGATTGGGATTAATGGATTTGGGCGAATTGGTCGACTTGCGTTTCGAGTACTGAGTGACTGGCCCGAGCTCAGTGTCACGCACATAAATGACCCAGCCGGCAACCCAGAGTGCATGGCGCACCTGCTCAATTTTGACTCTGTGCATGGCCGCTGGCATCAGACGGCAGATGCCACCGATACCGAACTGCAGATTGGCTCACACTCGATCCGATACTCACGCAATGAGCAAATCCAAGATACGGACTGGTCTGGCTGTGATTTGGTCATCGAAGCCAGTGGTCGCTTTAAAGACCCGGATGTCCTGTCTAATTACCTGCATCAGGGTGTCCAGCGCGTGGTAGTTTGCGCGCCGGTAAAGCATCCGGACGTATTAAATATCGTGCGCGGTGTTAATGACCACTTGTTCGACGCCAAACGTCATTCAATTGTGACCGCGGCTTCGTGCACAACCAATTGCTTAGCACCCGTGGTCAAAGTAATTCAACGCGAGCTCGGTATTCGACATGGGTCAATCACCACAATACATGACATCACCAACACGCAACGGATTTTAGATACACCGCATAAGGATTTACGTCGTGCGCGCGCCTGCGGGATGAGCTTGATTCCGACCACCACGGGGTCAGCCAAAGCCATCGCCAGCATCTTTCCGGAACTCGAGGGTCGTTTGAATGGTCACGCGGTTCGCGTTCCGCTTGCCAACGCGTCATTAACCGATTGTGTGTTCGAGGTTGAGCGCGCCACCAGCATAGATGAAGTCAATGCCTTTCTGGAACACGCAGCACAAACCGATCTAAAAGGGATTCTGGGGTTCGAAACACGTCCGCTGGTTTCGATTGATTATCGAACTGACCCGCGTTCCAGCATTATTGACGCCCTCTCGACGATGGTTATCAACGACACGCAGATCAAGCTCTATGCCTGGTACGATAATGAGTGGGGTTATGCGAACCGCGTCGCGGAAATTGTACGCTCGATGCACAGCCTAATCTAA
- a CDS encoding mechanosensitive ion channel family protein, which yields MVVTIAPSTYALQAEPEPVIEVSDNKPQDSRIEARIESIFDKVNGLEALDVTVEAGVVTLTGDVANEAAASDALDIAQRTAGVVRVDDTINRTLDVADNVRPMLADLQQKARNLVRATPLVLVALGVFIVFAVLASLIARWSTLWQRLTPNPFLAEIASQAVRILIIGLGLVVALNLVGASRFVTTILGGAGVLGIAIGFAVRDTLENYISSIMLSIRQPFRARDHVVINDLEGYVIRLTSRATILMTLDGNHLRIPNSVVFKGIILNYTTNSERRFEFELGIDGEDDPLEAMQVGLDAINQQSFVLCEPSAGAMLKEVGDSNLVIKFTAWVDQSTTNFAKARSVAIVAAKSALEVSGFTLPEPIYRLRFDHGDAALLPESAAHAEVSTVEDSATLDAGNSDNAAPSIQGADVSIDQKMVQKVEEERVREDQSDLLNSASPQE from the coding sequence ATGGTCGTCACTATTGCGCCATCCACTTACGCTCTTCAGGCTGAGCCAGAGCCAGTTATTGAGGTGTCCGACAATAAGCCGCAAGACAGTCGTATCGAGGCCCGGATCGAGAGCATTTTCGACAAGGTTAATGGCCTTGAGGCATTGGATGTCACGGTCGAGGCAGGTGTTGTCACGCTGACTGGCGACGTTGCGAACGAGGCTGCCGCGAGCGATGCCTTAGATATCGCTCAGCGTACGGCTGGTGTGGTCCGCGTGGACGATACCATTAACCGGACTTTGGACGTTGCTGACAATGTGCGGCCTATGTTGGCTGATCTGCAGCAGAAGGCGCGTAATCTGGTGCGGGCAACTCCTTTGGTGCTGGTGGCGCTTGGGGTATTTATCGTATTCGCTGTGTTGGCAAGTCTGATTGCACGTTGGTCTACATTATGGCAGCGACTAACGCCAAACCCATTTCTAGCAGAAATTGCGTCGCAAGCAGTTAGAATTCTGATCATTGGGCTCGGCTTAGTGGTCGCACTCAATCTGGTTGGCGCGTCCCGCTTTGTGACGACCATCCTAGGTGGGGCCGGTGTGCTTGGAATTGCCATTGGCTTTGCGGTTCGTGACACCTTAGAGAACTATATTTCCAGTATCATGTTGAGTATCCGCCAGCCATTCCGTGCCCGGGATCATGTGGTAATCAACGACCTCGAAGGCTACGTAATTCGCTTAACGTCCCGCGCGACTATTTTGATGACTCTGGATGGAAATCATTTGCGCATTCCCAATTCAGTGGTGTTTAAAGGCATTATCCTGAACTACACAACCAACTCTGAACGTCGCTTTGAATTCGAACTCGGCATTGATGGCGAAGACGACCCGCTGGAAGCAATGCAAGTTGGCTTGGATGCAATCAATCAGCAGAGTTTCGTGCTGTGCGAACCCAGCGCGGGCGCGATGCTAAAAGAGGTCGGAGATTCAAATTTGGTAATCAAGTTTACCGCTTGGGTGGATCAATCAACAACGAACTTTGCTAAGGCCCGAAGCGTTGCCATTGTGGCGGCGAAGTCAGCCCTTGAAGTGTCCGGGTTTACCTTGCCAGAGCCGATATACCGCCTACGTTTCGACCACGGTGATGCCGCGTTGCTACCGGAGTCCGCCGCTCATGCGGAGGTTTCGACCGTCGAGGACTCTGCGACGCTGGATGCAGGCAATTCCGATAATGCCGCGCCATCGATCCAAGGCGCAGACGTGTCGATTGATCAGAAAATGGTTCAAAAAGTTGAGGAAGAACGTGTTCGTGAGGACCAAAGTGATTTGCTTAATTCTGCCTCGCCGCAGGAATAA